From Calothrix sp. PCC 6303, a single genomic window includes:
- a CDS encoding DUF4157 domain-containing protein: protein MAEQEQLQPNVLTTVDEAQNLSEFLQTRPFAPVNKSHAASSEPGTQPNLQIKSTNNLPPRTSNFGHSFGNVMVFLPTRSVIQAKLTIGQPGDKYEQEADRVAADVLQRINQPQAMSSNQRETIQRMEVPEEEELQMKPLVNSIQRMEVPEEEELQMKPLANSIQRVEVPEEEELQMKPFLQRQEAIDGGQASTDLESSINNARGGGQALDAGLQQSMGQAMGADFSGVRVHTDTQADQLNKSIQAKAFTTGQDVFFRQGTYDPGSRGGQELIAHELTHVVQQNSGAVQRSPQPEDTLRQHQEIMTGAKAVTSIQRKAYIGDNCDLPANLEKPKNKALHEDGDIRRFNNQQEFETFAAGSAVEGVGQLADKTWVRLPKSMLVLGENHGNPKAPEIIKATNIKKFRYEGFTHHSATRLEKSEELQGVVQESNKKSLEKKGLVAGADEPTHEAEHALPKYARAVADVIELVKKQEKGEKISETSVVAGSDLGEEYSLVKALLSSLLHALIYSKSYSGKFFSHPLKQFYNENQAAVDEAIETLKASEQGKKVPDFSKLKITNTLDSLTTAYETAAKSKVGLTTQKKIDNFKAQLNTVKEPKVTLTNRAKEDDYLRDASMLETIKKAKSSGDRLFVIGDAHRYKLQPLIEGLGLEVMPDTDFVAQQKDLDTYAKSNGKDYGDGDPKSIGKWIRSIQEKWTPDELIKLGWGRESESEEEWEKRKGNNNKGGTAVLTDHNDTTTRYEVVINGKIIDKKTKNFQYKRGDKYTITAISKAEPKAKIVIYQSQ from the coding sequence ATGGCAGAACAGGAACAACTTCAACCAAATGTTTTAACAACAGTAGATGAAGCACAAAATCTATCTGAGTTTTTGCAAACCCGACCTTTTGCACCAGTTAATAAATCTCATGCAGCTTCCAGCGAACCAGGTACACAACCAAATTTGCAGATCAAGAGCACAAATAACTTACCACCTCGCACTTCTAATTTCGGTCACAGTTTTGGAAATGTAATGGTTTTTCTTCCCACGAGGTCAGTAATTCAAGCTAAGTTAACTATCGGGCAACCGGGGGATAAATATGAACAAGAAGCTGATCGCGTAGCAGCAGATGTGTTACAACGCATAAATCAACCGCAGGCAATGTCTTCTAATCAGAGAGAGACTATCCAGCGTATGGAAGTACCGGAGGAGGAAGAACTACAAATGAAACCCCTGGTAAATTCCATCCAGCGTATGGAAGTACCGGAGGAGGAAGAACTGCAAATGAAACCTCTGGCAAATTCTATCCAGCGTGTGGAAGTACCGGAAGAGGAAGAATTGCAAATGAAGCCGTTTTTGCAGCGTCAAGAAGCCATTGATGGAGGACAAGCATCAACAGATTTGGAATCTTCCATTAATAATGCAAGAGGTGGTGGACAAGCTTTAGATGCAGGTTTGCAACAGTCGATGGGTCAAGCGATGGGAGCAGATTTTAGTGGAGTCAGGGTGCATACAGATACCCAAGCTGACCAGTTAAATAAATCAATACAAGCAAAAGCTTTTACGACGGGGCAGGATGTGTTTTTTCGGCAGGGAACGTATGACCCTGGGAGTCGAGGAGGACAGGAGTTGATTGCCCATGAATTGACCCATGTAGTGCAGCAAAATAGTGGGGCTGTGCAGCGATCGCCGCAACCGGAAGATACATTACGGCAACATCAAGAGATAATGACGGGAGCGAAAGCAGTCACCTCGATACAGCGTAAAGCATACATTGGGGACAATTGTGATTTACCTGCTAACCTCGAAAAACCAAAAAATAAAGCACTTCATGAAGACGGAGATATTAGGCGGTTTAATAATCAACAGGAATTTGAAACATTTGCGGCAGGAAGCGCAGTTGAAGGTGTTGGTCAGCTTGCGGATAAGACATGGGTGCGACTACCTAAGTCTATGCTTGTACTAGGAGAAAATCATGGTAATCCAAAGGCACCTGAAATTATCAAAGCCACGAACATCAAAAAATTCCGCTATGAGGGTTTCACCCACCACTCTGCTACTAGGCTCGAAAAAAGCGAAGAACTTCAAGGGGTTGTGCAGGAATCAAATAAAAAAAGTCTTGAGAAGAAAGGGCTAGTTGCCGGTGCTGATGAACCAACACATGAAGCAGAACACGCTCTCCCTAAGTATGCCAGAGCAGTTGCAGACGTTATAGAGTTAGTTAAAAAACAAGAAAAGGGAGAGAAAATTAGTGAAACGAGTGTCGTAGCAGGAAGCGATCTTGGAGAAGAATACTCACTTGTTAAGGCATTGCTATCATCTCTACTTCATGCCTTAATTTACTCTAAATCTTATAGTGGGAAATTTTTCTCTCATCCCCTCAAGCAATTCTATAACGAGAATCAAGCTGCTGTAGATGAAGCAATAGAAACACTTAAAGCTAGTGAACAAGGCAAAAAAGTACCTGATTTCAGTAAACTTAAAATCACAAATACACTCGATTCGCTAACCACTGCCTATGAAACGGCAGCGAAAAGTAAAGTAGGTCTAACTACACAGAAAAAAATCGATAACTTTAAAGCACAGCTGAACACCGTAAAAGAACCAAAAGTTACACTTACCAATCGCGCCAAAGAAGACGACTATCTGCGTGATGCTTCTATGCTGGAAACAATCAAGAAGGCAAAAAGTTCAGGCGATCGATTATTCGTCATTGGAGATGCCCACCGTTATAAGTTGCAACCACTCATTGAAGGGCTTGGTTTAGAGGTAATGCCAGACACAGATTTCGTAGCGCAACAAAAGGACTTAGACACATATGCGAAGAGCAATGGAAAGGATTACGGCGATGGAGACCCAAAATCGATAGGTAAATGGATTAGATCGATTCAGGAAAAATGGACACCAGATGAATTAATAAAATTAGGTTGGGGAAGGGAATCTGAAAGTGAGGAGGAGTGGGAAAAGCGCAAGGGTAACAATAACAAGGGTGGTACGGCGGTCTTGACTGATCATAATGATACTACTACTCGTTACGAAGTTGTGATAAACGGGAAGATAATAGATAAGAAAACTAAGAACTTTCAATACAAACGGGGAGATAAGTATACAATAACTGCGATTAGCAAAGCCGAACCAAAGGCAAAAATAGTGATTTATCAAAGCCAGTAA
- a CDS encoding DUF4157 domain-containing protein, which produces MAKQEQLQKKPSTTVSEPQNSSEFLQTRPFATSEQTTQPNLQAKSDTNPAGTARQNKDGRQEHRTSDFGHSFGNLAVSPSTTSVQPKLTIGQPGDKYEQEADSVAADVVQRINQPQAASSKQEETVQRQEVPEEEELQMKPLADSIQRQEVPQEEELQMKPLADSIQRQEVPEEEELQMKPLADSIQRQEIPEEEEIQTKSLLQRKTNNENQTAPDSIETSINQARGSGQSLGDVQGSMEQAFGANFSDVRVHTDAKADQLNQTIQARAFTTGQDIFFRDGEYNPTSRNGQELLAHELTHVVQQQPQMVQMDKDAVEPEKGVNPPPEKKDISWIYDTLKQLKSWNAVKDKFISDEPTMRQFVEFRKTYVDSKINELRQKYPTLIAKSVGSKDLSSDYDITISTPGTGEDVEAVDEFNNAIKAEFGVQPGTLFDTNLYAKDFLKVEGNIKPDVEQQQQEDSDLAQPENQNLGKLTDLDQDVAALVKQRRFMNQGEWDKYTESVVSGIADKKQKQAVLKQYEEADAIFQISAHQLLEETKKDEKVHQEKGQLGKEENDELSKIKDGKVREQVEKQLLGIEELHLITHENPDLVLEKSNQLYIDKMRQVRVLQCLIQNPEEENVDAMKAEVKKLLGEACFFAAEAYHSEGAVKHVVAGLQGDNAQEALKKLTPENILQSYNEQLGDFLKDIVHYTQEKAHHGKVFYRSSKYLYRLFDAIKEIKKRPEFADIQLTIGDENLFAAIIESGLLAIRKGNLKFASEEETNLASVDIVKQSFGVDTSEGLKQKVLQMSVEFNQKVRNKLSFLTDKNAETQYFKNVQRR; this is translated from the coding sequence ATGGCAAAGCAGGAACAGCTTCAAAAGAAACCTTCAACAACTGTATCTGAACCACAAAATTCTTCTGAGTTCCTGCAAACTAGACCTTTTGCAACCAGCGAACAAACTACGCAACCCAATTTACAGGCAAAGAGCGATACCAACCCTGCGGGAACTGCAAGGCAGAACAAAGATGGTCGCCAAGAGCATCGCACTTCTGATTTTGGTCACAGTTTTGGAAATTTAGCAGTTTCCCCTTCTACAACTTCGGTTCAACCTAAATTAACTATTGGGCAACCGGGGGATAAATATGAGCAAGAAGCGGATAGCGTAGCAGCAGATGTGGTACAGCGCATAAATCAACCACAAGCAGCATCTTCCAAGCAGGAAGAGACGGTACAACGTCAGGAAGTACCAGAAGAGGAAGAATTACAAATGAAACCTCTGGCTGATTCCATTCAGCGTCAGGAAGTACCACAAGAGGAAGAATTACAAATGAAACCTCTGGCTGATTCCATTCAACGTCAGGAAGTACCAGAAGAGGAAGAACTGCAAATGAAACCTTTGGCTGATTCCATTCAACGTCAGGAAATACCCGAAGAGGAAGAAATACAAACAAAATCTTTGTTACAAAGAAAGACAAATAACGAAAATCAAACTGCTCCCGATAGCATTGAAACATCAATTAACCAAGCACGAGGTAGTGGACAATCTCTGGGAGATGTTCAAGGGAGCATGGAACAGGCATTTGGAGCTAACTTCAGTGATGTAAGAGTACATACTGATGCTAAAGCAGACCAGTTAAATCAAACAATTCAAGCTCGTGCTTTTACTACAGGACAGGATATTTTCTTTCGGGACGGAGAATATAACCCCACAAGTAGAAATGGGCAAGAATTATTAGCGCATGAATTAACTCACGTTGTGCAGCAGCAACCCCAAATGGTGCAGATGGACAAAGATGCTGTAGAACCAGAGAAAGGAGTTAATCCCCCACCAGAGAAGAAAGATATAAGTTGGATATATGATACTTTAAAACAATTAAAAAGTTGGAATGCGGTTAAAGATAAATTTATTTCTGATGAACCAACAATGCGTCAATTTGTTGAATTTCGTAAAACTTATGTAGATAGTAAAATTAACGAACTTAGACAAAAATATCCAACACTCATTGCTAAATCTGTAGGCAGTAAAGACCTAAGTTCAGATTATGATATTACTATTTCCACTCCAGGAACAGGTGAAGATGTTGAAGCAGTAGATGAATTTAACAATGCAATTAAAGCTGAATTTGGAGTACAGCCAGGGACTTTATTTGATACAAATTTATATGCTAAAGATTTTCTGAAGGTGGAGGGAAATATTAAACCAGATGTTGAGCAACAACAGCAAGAAGACTCTGATTTGGCACAACCAGAAAACCAAAATTTAGGAAAATTAACGGATTTGGATCAAGATGTTGCAGCTTTAGTTAAGCAAAGACGATTTATGAATCAGGGTGAATGGGATAAATATACTGAATCCGTTGTTTCTGGAATCGCAGATAAAAAGCAAAAACAAGCAGTTTTAAAACAATATGAAGAAGCTGATGCAATTTTTCAAATATCTGCCCATCAATTACTAGAAGAAACCAAAAAAGATGAGAAGGTACATCAAGAAAAAGGACAACTAGGCAAGGAAGAAAACGACGAATTATCGAAAATTAAGGATGGAAAAGTTCGAGAGCAAGTAGAAAAGCAGTTATTAGGTATAGAAGAATTACATTTAATTACTCACGAAAATCCCGATTTGGTACTAGAAAAAAGCAATCAACTTTATATTGATAAAATGAGACAGGTGCGTGTGCTTCAATGTCTCATTCAAAATCCTGAAGAAGAGAATGTTGATGCAATGAAGGCAGAAGTGAAAAAATTATTAGGTGAAGCTTGCTTCTTCGCTGCTGAAGCATACCATAGTGAGGGAGCAGTGAAACACGTGGTGGCAGGTTTGCAAGGAGATAATGCACAAGAAGCTCTGAAAAAACTCACACCAGAAAATATTTTACAATCTTATAATGAACAGTTGGGAGATTTCCTCAAAGATATTGTTCACTATACTCAAGAAAAAGCTCATCATGGTAAGGTCTTTTATCGTTCCTCTAAATATTTGTATCGTTTATTTGACGCTATTAAAGAGATTAAAAAACGCCCAGAATTTGCAGATATTCAGTTAACTATAGGTGATGAAAACTTATTTGCAGCAATCATAGAATCGGGATTATTAGCAATTCGCAAAGGAAATCTCAAATTTGCAAGTGAAGAAGAAACAAATTTAGCATCTGTTGACATTGTCAAACAATCTTTTGGTGTGGACACATCAGAAGGTTTGAAACAAAAAGTTTTACAAATGAGCGTAGAATTTAATCAAAAAGTACGCAATAAGTTATCATTTTTAACTGATAAAAATGCAGAAACTCAATATTTTAAAAATGTACAGCGTCGGTAA
- a CDS encoding Nif11-like leader peptide family natural product precursor: protein MAVQEVTRLFRAAQVNPDLRENLNQAPDEEAFVKMAKEQGYEFTVEEWRKVTGFAVEELKCELSEIPGI, encoded by the coding sequence ATGGCAGTACAAGAAGTAACCAGATTATTTAGAGCGGCTCAAGTTAACCCCGATTTGCGGGAAAATCTCAATCAAGCACCAGATGAGGAGGCTTTTGTCAAAATGGCAAAGGAACAAGGTTATGAGTTTACTGTGGAAGAATGGCGCAAAGTTACAGGTTTTGCGGTAGAAGAATTAAAATGTGAATTATCGGAAATTCCGGGGATTTAG